CAGCGACGCGGTGCACAAGTCAGGCGGCCTGGTGGCCATGCAGATCGTGCACGCGGGCGGCCAGACCAAGTCCGAATGGATGAACGGCCTCCAGCCGGTGGGTCCCTCGGACTACTTCAACCCGGCCTATGAGCAGCAGGTCAAGGGCATGAGCCGGGACCGCATCGAGGACATCGTCGACGACTTCGCCCGGGCGGCGGCGCGGGTAAAGGCGGCCGGTTTCGACGCGGTGGAGCTGCACGGGGCCCACGGCTATTTGATCAACCAGTTCTTGAGCCCCATCACCAACCAGCGCGAGGACGACTACGGCGGCAGCCTGGCCAACCGGGCCCGCTTCGCCTACCAGGTGCTGGACCAGGTGCGCCGGGCGGTGGGCCCCAACTACCCGGTGTTCATAAAGCTAAACACCACCGACGCGCTGGAGGGCGGCCTGACCCTGGAAGACGCCCTGGTGGTGGCCAAGGGTCTGAGCGACCGGGGCATAGACGCCATCGAGGTGAGCGGCGGCACCCCGGCCTCGGGCAAGCTCTCGCCCTCGCGGGTGGTAAAGAAGGCGGAGCAGGAAGGCTATTTCCTGGACAACGCGGTGGCGGTGAAAAACGTGGTCTCCTGCCCGGTGATCTGTGTGGGCGGCTGGCGCTCCAAGGCGCGGGTGGAGGCGGCCCTGGACCAGATCGACGCCGTGGCTATGAGCCGGCCCTTCATCCGCCAGCCCGACCTGGCCAACCGCTGGAAGGCCGGGGAGACCCAGGCCACCTGCATTTCCTGCAACCAGTGTTTCGAGGTGGGGCGCAAGCAGGGCCTGGGCTGCGGCCAGGAACTGAAAAAGCAAAAAGCTTAAGCCCCAGCCCCCGTGGCCCCGGGCAAGGTATCGCATCATGCATGAACTTGAGGGTGCGCTGGAGGCGCTGGGCTTGGGGCCCTGGTTCCGGGAAAGGCTCGACCCCGGGCTGGCCGGGGGCTTTTCGCTGGCCCGCGTGGCGGCGGTGGACAAGGACTCCTGCCTGGTCAACACCGGCACCAAGGAGGTGCAGGCCCAGCTTACCGGAAAGATGCTCTGGGCGGCGGATTCCTCCCTGGACTACCCCTGCGTGGGGGACTGGGTCTATGTGCAGCTGTTGGATGACGACTCCTTTGCCGTGGTCCACCAGATCATGCCCCGCAAGACCAGCCTGGCCCGCAAGACCTCGGGCAAGAAGGTGGATTTTCAGCTGATCGCGGCCAACGTGGACGTGGCCTTCGTGGTGCAGGCCCTGGGCCGGGACTTCAACCCCAACCGGCTGGAGCGCTATCTGGTCATGGCCAACCAGGGCGGGGTGAGGCCCGTGGTCCTGTTGAGCAAGAGCGACCTGTTCTCGCCCGAAGAGGTGGCCGCCAAGACGGAGGAGATACGGGCCCACGCCTCGGATGCCCGGATCATGGCCTTCAGCAACCTGACCGGACAGGGCCTGGACGAGGTCTTGGGGCTGATGAAGGCCGGGACCACCTATTGCCTGCTGGGCTCCTCGGGCGTGGGCAAGACCACCTTATTGAACAACATGCTGGGTGAGGGGGGTTTCGCCACGCGAGATGTGAGGATCAAGGACGAAAGAGGGCGTCACACCACCAGCCGGCGCTATCTGATGCGCCTTCCCAGCGGGGCGGTGCTTATCGACACTCCGGGCATGCGCGAGGTGGGGGGGCTTTCGGTGGACGAGGGCCTGAGCGAGACCTTTCGGGAAATCCAAGAGTTGGCCGAGACCTGCCGCTACCGGGATTGCACCCACACCACGGAAAAGGGCTGCGCCGTCCTGGAAGCGCTGCGCGATGAAAGTTTGTCCGTGAAGCGCTATGAGAACTACATGAAGATGGTCCGGGAATCGTCTCACAACCAGATGTCCTATTTTGAAAAGCGGCAAAAGGACAAATCCTTCGGCAAGATGGTCAAAGACGTCATGAAAAGCAAAGGCAAGCGTAGCTGACCCGGCTTGTGGGCGGCGGACGGCCGCGACTGGGGCGGGAATCATGCGGCGGGCTTGCCAATCAGCCAACCGAGTTGGTATCAAGGGTAGGAATACTACCTCAACGGAAAGGGGCCCATGCCCAAGACCAAGCGCAAGCAG
This region of Desulfarculaceae bacterium genomic DNA includes:
- the rsgA gene encoding ribosome small subunit-dependent GTPase A; protein product: MHELEGALEALGLGPWFRERLDPGLAGGFSLARVAAVDKDSCLVNTGTKEVQAQLTGKMLWAADSSLDYPCVGDWVYVQLLDDDSFAVVHQIMPRKTSLARKTSGKKVDFQLIAANVDVAFVVQALGRDFNPNRLERYLVMANQGGVRPVVLLSKSDLFSPEEVAAKTEEIRAHASDARIMAFSNLTGQGLDEVLGLMKAGTTYCLLGSSGVGKTTLLNNMLGEGGFATRDVRIKDERGRHTTSRRYLMRLPSGAVLIDTPGMREVGGLSVDEGLSETFREIQELAETCRYRDCTHTTEKGCAVLEALRDESLSVKRYENYMKMVRESSHNQMSYFEKRQKDKSFGKMVKDVMKSKGKRS
- a CDS encoding NADH:flavin oxidoreductase: MADIFTPWQIKDLTIPNRLVRSATWEGLAGPDGEPTHELILATAALAEGGTGLIITGYAYVSPDGVGLMRQSGVHIDALVGPLTRVSDAVHKSGGLVAMQIVHAGGQTKSEWMNGLQPVGPSDYFNPAYEQQVKGMSRDRIEDIVDDFARAAARVKAAGFDAVELHGAHGYLINQFLSPITNQREDDYGGSLANRARFAYQVLDQVRRAVGPNYPVFIKLNTTDALEGGLTLEDALVVAKGLSDRGIDAIEVSGGTPASGKLSPSRVVKKAEQEGYFLDNAVAVKNVVSCPVICVGGWRSKARVEAALDQIDAVAMSRPFIRQPDLANRWKAGETQATCISCNQCFEVGRKQGLGCGQELKKQKA